The following are encoded in a window of Ricinus communis isolate WT05 ecotype wild-type chromosome 4, ASM1957865v1, whole genome shotgun sequence genomic DNA:
- the LOC8260862 gene encoding uncharacterized protein LOC8260862, translated as MGSRVRRKQRWCTQTLTPLMEGPDPDMQEDGNKKESSWEVIREWFRLQKSFSSNNYSSISPDGSMPANSKRQDLRLLLGVLGCPLAPIPLVTDFNFHNNFHIKGVPMENSIAHYIIQQYLAATGSLKREKEMRNMYATGSVKMVRCETEISSGKNVKSLGTRTGENGCFVMWQMLPGMWSLELVVGGNKVIAGSNGKTVWRHTPWLGTHAAKGPQRPLRRIIQGLDPKSTASLFAKAQCLGEKQIGKEDCFVLKVAADRSAVMERSEGAAEVLRHVLYGYFCQKSGLLIYLEDSHLTRVQTSENDIIYWETTIGSSIDDYRDVDGVLIAHQGRSIATVFRFEEESVQHSRTKMEEIWRIGDVVFNVPGLSLDYFIPPADIFDASP; from the exons ATGGGTTCAAGAGTGAGAAGGAAGCAGAGATGGTGCACACAAACCTTGACTCCTCTAATGGAAGGTCCTGATCCTGACATGCAAGAAGATGGTAATAAAAAGGAGAGTTCATGGGAAGTAATTCGAGAATGGTTCCGGCTGCAGAAGAGTTTCTCTAGTAACAATTATTCATCAATTTCACCAGATGGAAGCATGCCAGCTAATAGTAAGAGGCAAGACTTGAGGCTTTTGCTTGGTGTTCTTGGATGCCCACTAGCCCCAATCCCTCTGGTCACCGACTTCAATTTTCACAACAATTTTCACATTAAGGGTGTGCCAATG GAAAATTCCATTGCGCATTATATTATACAACAGTATTTGGCGGCCACGGGATccttaaagagagaaaaagagatgAGGAACATGTATGCAACAGGAAGTGTGAAGATGGTCCGTTGTGAGACAGAAATATCCTCAGGAAAAAATGTCAAGAGTTTAGGGACCAGAACTGGAGAGAATGGGTGTTTTGTTATGTGGCAAATGTTGCCCGGAATGTGGTCTCTTGAATTAGTTGTCGGAGGGAATAAGGTCATTGCCGGAAGCAATGGGAAGACCGTGTGGCGGCATACACCTTGGCTCGGCACTCACGCTGCCAAAGGACCCCAGCGCCCTCTTCGTCGCATAATCCAG GGCTTGGATCCGAAGAGCACAGCCAGCTTATTCGCGAAAGCTCAATGCTTAGGCGAGAAGCAAATTGGGAAAGAAGATTGCTTCGTATTAAAGGTAGCTGCAGATCGTTCAGCTGTTATGGAAAGAAGTGAAGGAGCAGCAGAAGTACTTAGGCATGTATTATATGGGTACTTTTGCCAGAAAAGTGGTCTCCTAATTTACTTGGAGGATTCACATCTCACCAGAGTACAAACATcagaaaatgatattatttattggGAGACTACTATAGGAAGTAGCATCGATGATTATAGAGATGTTGATGGAGTGTTAATTGCTCATCAAGGCAGATCTATTGCAACGGTTTTCCGGTTCGAAGAAGAATCTGTGCAACATAGTAGGACTAAAATGGAAGAAATATGGAGGATTGGTGATGTTGTGTTTAATGTTCCAGGCCTCTCCTTAGACTATTTCATCCCTCCTGCTGATATTTTTGATGCTTCTCCGTGA